In the genome of Amaranthus tricolor cultivar Red isolate AtriRed21 chromosome 15, ASM2621246v1, whole genome shotgun sequence, one region contains:
- the LOC130800946 gene encoding protein FAR-RED IMPAIRED RESPONSE 1-like, with product MATEHNYVVWTELDNDGHLSRLLIANPTSIQMIRTWPYVVLIDTTYKTNKPKWPLCEVIGMTPTNHNFLVAFCLMRDEAAVSYSWVLQGLRDIFGTAQTPSVIVTDRDEGLSAAIRDVFPDVRHLLCTWHIGNDVENMVDKLCGGKKNQQGQLFRKSRWNPLVESATIREYEKRWEGIVSTWSVRNRRVVRYLTGTWIPLREKFVRAWTNDCLHLGNHTTSRVESQHSSFKYYLGSGNSSFDTLFKRAHAQITNQQAKIRQSLQESMTSVPRTLRQYFFRPLYRHVSLYALEQIQNEFNRMLELVLKSDPAFVRRMAEVLDYELHLDGADIPEPYSLSLSPEPCGTPSTCPAHDLLSSAFTSPP from the exons atggccacagaacataattatgtggtctggacagagtTGGATAATGACGGGCACTTGAGCAGacttttaattgcaaatcctacttcaatccaaatgatacgtacgtggccgtatgttgtgctgatagatacaacgtacaaaacgaacaaaccaaagtggccactatgtgaagtgatcggaatgacgccaacaaatcacaacttcttggttgcgttttgtttgatgcgagatgaggcggctgtgtcgtactcgtgggtgctgcagggattgagagatattttcggcactgctcagactcctagcgtcattgtaaccgatcgtgacgaaggtttatctgcagctattcgtgacgtcttcccag atgtacgTCATTTGTTATGCacctggcatattggcaacgatgttgagaacatggtggacaagttgtgcggcggtaagaaaaatcaacaagggcagttattcaggaaaagtagatggaaccccttggttgaaagtgctACAATCCGGGAATATGAAAAGAGATGGGAAGGgatcgtcagtacgtggtcggttaggaaccgaagggtcgttcggtatttgactggaacatggattccacttagagagaaatttgtgcgtgcgtggacgaatgattgtttacacttgggtaaccatactaccagcagagtggaaagccaacactcgtcttttaagtattaccttggtagcggtaatagctcattcgatacccttttcaaaagggcgcacgcacagattacaaatcaacAAGCTAAAATCCGACAatcgctacaggaatccatgacttCTGTACCAAGAACGCTACGACAGTATTTCTTTAGACCTCTATATCGCCACGTGtctctctatgccttggagcagatCCAGAATGAGTttaaccgcatgttagaactAG tccttaAATCTGATCCCGCTTTTGTTCGCCGAATGGCTGAGGTACTTGATTATGAATTACACCTAGATGGTGcggatatacctgagccttac TCTCTGTCATTGAGTCCAGAACCTTGCGGAACTCCATCAACCTGTCCAGCTCACGACCTACTTTCTTCGGCGttcacatctccgccctag
- the LOC130801376 gene encoding AT-hook motif nuclear-localized protein 23-like encodes MAGLDLGTANRYVHQLHHQQHHHRPDLHLQQRSDPSEDDDNNNNNNIDNNHDDHGHGLDLVNISGAGSGSGSGDLVARRPRGRPPGSKNKPKPPVIITRESANTLRAHILEVASGCDIFDCVATYARRRQRGICVLSGTGTVTNVSLRQPCGGTTGGSAVVTLHGRFEILSLSGSFLPPPAPPGATSLTIFLAGGQGQVVGGNVVGELVAAGPVIVIASSFTNVAYERLPLEEEESGANQGGGSGLQMQTGTNGNGAPFPDPSSGLPFLNLPLNMQNCQLPVDGWAANNSGGRPPFG; translated from the coding sequence ATGGCTGGCTTAGATTTAGGTACAGCAAATCGTTATGTTCATCAACTTCACCATCAACAACATCACCATAGGCCCGACCTTCACTTACAGCAAAGGTCGGACCCATCTGAAGACGAcgacaataacaacaacaataacattgaTAATAATCATGATGACCATGGTCATGGGTTAGACCTAGTCAACATATCTGGAGCTGGGTCTGGGTCGGGGTCCGGTGATTTGGTAGCGCGTCGACCCAGGGGACGACCCCCTGGGTCGAAAAATAAGCCAAAACCGCCTGTGATTATTACACGGGAAAGCGCTAACACACTCCGCGCGCATATCTTAGAAGTGGCTAGCGGATGTGATATTTTTGACTGTGTTGCTACTTACGCTAGGCGTAGGCAACGTGGGATCTGTGTCCTTAGTGGGACCGGGACAGTAACCAACGTTAGCCTACGCCAGCCTTGCGGAGGCACGACCGGCGGATCGGCCGTGGTTACACTCCACGGCCGATTCGAGATCTTATCTCTATCCGGCTCGTTTCTGCCTCCGCCTGCTCCGCCCGGGGCCACCagcttaactatatttttagctGGTGGTCAAGGTCAAGTAGTAGGTGGGAACGTTGTGGGTGAACTTGTTGCAGCTGGGCCTGTTATTGTAATTGCTTCATCATTTACTAATGTTGCTTATGAAAGATTACCTTTAGAGGAAGAAGAATCTGGGGCTAACCAGGGTGGTGGTTCGGGTCTTCAGATGCAGACCGGAACCAATGGAAACGGAGCCCCGTTTCCAGATCCGTCTTCTGGGTTACCGTTTTTAAACTTGCCTTTGAATATGCAGAACTGTCAGTTACCTGTTGATGGGTGGGCTGCTAATAATTCTGGTGGTAGACCTCCATTTGGATAA